In Methanosarcina siciliae T4/M, one genomic interval encodes:
- a CDS encoding transposase, which translates to MAAWETLKDKHYLQTIPGISDLMAAMIWAELGDVENFQHPDQIVAFAGYDPKVKKSGNKEVISGPNKRGSRLLRWVLGRAVVQAKMHNPVIKQYFMKKISEGKHYNTALCAAAKKMIRIIWSVEKNKKPFQVPT; encoded by the coding sequence TTGGCTGCTTGGGAAACGTTGAAGGATAAGCATTACCTTCAGACAATTCCTGGAATTAGTGATTTAATGGCGGCTATGATCTGGGCGGAACTTGGAGACGTGGAGAACTTTCAACATCCAGACCAGATAGTCGCTTTTGCAGGATATGATCCAAAAGTAAAAAAGTCTGGGAACAAGGAAGTTATTTCAGGACCTAACAAAAGAGGATCAAGATTGTTAAGATGGGTTTTGGGGAGAGCTGTTGTGCAAGCAAAGATGCATAATCCGGTGATAAAGCAGTATTTCATGAAGAAAATAAGTGAGGGGAAACACTACAATACTGCACTTTGTGCGGCAGCTAAAAAGATGATAAGGATTATTTGGTCGGTAGAAAAGAATAAAAAACCTTTCCAAGTCCCGACATAA
- the hepT gene encoding type VII toxin-antitoxin system HepT family RNase toxin, with the protein MKTLTSSWTTRIAPREYAVLFSRYACSSGLILGQEKCISMIEEINFKLEQLGEYVSTLREYQPCDIEDIKNNRTLRGAVERYMEISLACMIDICEMIISSEKLRRPDTYREVILILGKHDILPQEFAKKLAPAAGLRNVLVHMYADIDLEKLYSHLQNDIDDLELFAEYVAKYLVSKYE; encoded by the coding sequence TTGAAGACATTAACTTCAAGCTGGACCACCCGAATTGCGCCTCGGGAGTACGCGGTCCTTTTTTCTCGCTACGCTTGCTCAAGCGGACTAATTTTGGGGCAGGAAAAGTGTATTTCGATGATTGAAGAAATTAACTTCAAGCTGGAACAACTTGGAGAGTATGTCAGCACTCTCAGAGAATACCAGCCATGTGATATTGAGGACATAAAGAACAACCGTACTTTGAGGGGAGCGGTTGAAAGGTATATGGAGATCTCTCTTGCCTGCATGATTGACATCTGCGAGATGATCATTTCTAGCGAGAAACTGAGGCGTCCGGATACTTACAGGGAAGTTATCCTGATACTTGGGAAGCACGACATCCTCCCACAGGAATTTGCCAAAAAACTAGCACCGGCGGCAGGCTTGCGAAACGTGCTTGTCCATATGTACGCAGATATTGACCTGGAAAAGCTTTACTCCCATCTTCAAAACGACATTGACGATCTGGAACTATTTGCTGAATACGTTGCTAAGTACCTTGTTTCTAAATACGAATAA
- a CDS encoding IS110 family transposase has protein sequence MYLNIGIDIAKDAHEACILDDEGKQIGRYIQIKNLKSSIEKFIERVESVSNRLNSIPRIGMEATGIYWYAIYSELSKHYEIHAYNPSQVKGFAAVNIRGSKTDKIDAKTIAAILQFGEAPKTCYGDKKRMELKEYCGFHFKLKSNVANLKKRVNT, from the coding sequence ATGTATTTGAACATCGGTATTGATATCGCTAAGGATGCTCATGAAGCCTGTATTTTGGACGATGAGGGTAAACAGATTGGAAGGTATATCCAAATCAAGAATTTAAAAAGCAGTATCGAGAAATTCATAGAACGTGTGGAATCAGTATCTAATAGATTAAATTCAATTCCTCGGATTGGAATGGAAGCTACGGGAATATACTGGTATGCCATATATTCGGAACTTTCAAAACACTATGAAATTCATGCCTACAATCCTTCTCAGGTAAAGGGGTTTGCAGCGGTCAACATTAGGGGATCAAAAACCGATAAAATCGATGCAAAAACAATTGCTGCGATACTTCAATTTGGGGAGGCGCCAAAAACCTGTTATGGCGATAAAAAAAGAATGGAATTGAAAGAATACTGTGGATTCCATTTCAAGTTGAAATCAAATGTGGCTAATCTAAAGAAGCGGGTTAATACGTAA
- a CDS encoding proteasome assembly chaperone family protein, producing the protein MVFLSTTTDYDNNDVKIITKPVQSKNPILIEGFPGIGLVGNIASQHMIEEMDMEYIGSIESRYFPSIAVLYEGLINMPVRIYENVEHNIIIVISDIPISHSVSYDVSNALVDWAESINVREIASIAGIAIMDGGHKVFGAATTSEMLDKIRDKVEIFQMGTISGISGSVMAECLLRGIPAISLLGATKTQNPDPRAASAVIGVLNELYGLSVSTDRLIEQAERIETELQKLAEDVQATERKGEVKKEFPMYG; encoded by the coding sequence GTGGTTTTTCTGTCAACTACTACAGACTATGACAACAACGACGTGAAGATTATTACCAAACCTGTGCAGTCAAAAAACCCTATTTTGATTGAAGGTTTTCCCGGAATCGGACTTGTGGGGAATATAGCAAGTCAGCACATGATAGAAGAGATGGATATGGAGTATATCGGCTCCATTGAGTCCAGGTATTTCCCTTCAATCGCAGTGCTTTATGAAGGGCTCATAAACATGCCTGTAAGGATCTACGAAAACGTGGAGCATAACATCATAATAGTTATCTCTGATATCCCGATCAGCCATTCGGTTTCCTATGATGTGAGCAATGCCCTTGTGGACTGGGCTGAGTCTATCAATGTCAGGGAGATTGCTTCTATCGCAGGAATTGCAATTATGGACGGAGGACACAAGGTCTTTGGGGCAGCTACCACATCGGAAATGCTGGATAAAATCAGGGATAAGGTGGAAATTTTCCAGATGGGAACAATTTCCGGGATTTCAGGGAGCGTAATGGCCGAATGCCTGCTGCGCGGAATTCCTGCGATCAGTCTGCTCGGAGCTACAAAAACCCAGAACCCTGACCCAAGAGCCGCTTCCGCCGTTATCGGAGTCCTTAATGAACTGTACGGACTTTCGGTCAGTACTGACAGGCTTATTGAGCAGGCCGAGCGCATAGAAACCGAGCTCCAGAAGCTTGCTGAAGATGTTCAGGCTACCGAGCGGAAGGGAGAAGTCAAAAAGGAGTTCCCAATGTACGGGTGA
- a CDS encoding FAD-binding and (Fe-S)-binding domain-containing protein has translation MTVKKVPELSEVQKTELSELFGERVNLDKRDRHYYNHDIGALPPLVKKVIGNTDPAAVVKIRTEEDAVKLLEFANRHKIPVVPRAGASSGYGGVMPTKGGIVADVTLLNKIISVNPEEQKVVVQSGIIWEKLERKLKEQWISVRAIPSSAPSSTVGGWLAQSGAGYGSYEFGWGHESMEKVRVVLPNGKIKEFSGPELRKLIGTMGATGIITEITLKVQKLEERKAVSTSFPDASAMKKAIETIRKNKIPLWSISFLNPEWADMKNKSPQKIHYGEIVDKNRPVLPVAYVCTFMYPASRDVSGLTEAIESAGGTILPEEIAKHETEEWFKSMKVKRLGPSFIPAEILVPLEKMDTAFEEIKKRIKLPVLTEGMVISDGYVVLLCFMRHSERSLLFNTAFALSLSILKIAEENGGRAYSSGLFFASKKQSVFGDRLSEIEALKKEFDPNGIMNPETLEGKGLLNTAVSLGSSFEPMGRLVGNMSGIGEVKFKDEKEIPAEVAELAYSCSQCGYCVSECDQYYGRGWESQSPRGKWFFIKEYLAGREKLDQRQANTFLACTTCQMCDARCELDMPIEHAWMTMRGKLIDEEKKMTFPPFEIMAASLLKERNIWANLSKDRDKWIPDDIRAKMKDKAEYAYFAGCTASFVEKDVAVGAVRMLDDAEVEFTGLGDKEACCGIPMLVAGKWDVFEKIMRMNVANMKKRGVKTVITSCPACWLMWHTVYPQWAEKLGIEYGLEAKHYSEVLVERLDVLKPKFKKPLNKVVAWHDSCHLGRAGGKVYEPPRELLKAIPGLQFRELEYNREQAHCCGSVVSLIAEPPVAYKLGGMRLQEAVDVNADILAALCPCCTVQFRVAAEKNNMKIESQDLGALVARSLGHDIPDSTNFALQSWVPFEKMIDLMQPENMTDLMVELLPEMMAAMPAPLQTMMKMVKYVPGMDAMMKPMMPIMMPKLMPTVMPKVMPDMLKAVERRVPMPDYMKEQLPDLMPKAMDNLMPNMLPEIIPLLTPRMIEYIKTH, from the coding sequence ATGACAGTAAAAAAAGTACCGGAACTTTCAGAAGTTCAGAAAACAGAACTCTCCGAGCTTTTCGGAGAACGCGTCAACCTTGACAAACGTGATCGCCACTATTATAACCACGACATAGGAGCCTTACCCCCGCTTGTCAAGAAAGTAATAGGGAACACCGACCCTGCTGCTGTTGTAAAAATCCGGACGGAAGAAGACGCAGTAAAACTTCTGGAATTTGCAAACAGGCATAAAATTCCGGTTGTTCCCCGCGCGGGGGCGTCCTCAGGGTACGGCGGGGTAATGCCTACAAAGGGAGGCATAGTTGCCGATGTCACATTACTGAATAAGATCATAAGCGTAAACCCCGAAGAACAGAAAGTGGTTGTGCAGAGCGGGATTATCTGGGAGAAGTTAGAGAGGAAGCTGAAAGAACAGTGGATTTCTGTCAGGGCAATCCCCTCAAGCGCTCCTTCCTCTACAGTTGGGGGCTGGTTGGCCCAGAGCGGAGCCGGGTATGGGAGTTATGAGTTTGGCTGGGGCCACGAGAGCATGGAAAAAGTCCGGGTTGTCCTCCCCAACGGGAAGATAAAGGAATTTTCAGGCCCCGAACTCAGGAAACTTATAGGGACCATGGGAGCCACAGGCATAATCACCGAAATTACCCTGAAAGTCCAGAAGCTTGAAGAGAGAAAAGCCGTTTCCACCAGTTTCCCCGACGCTTCGGCCATGAAAAAAGCAATCGAAACCATAAGGAAAAATAAGATCCCCCTCTGGTCCATCTCCTTTCTTAACCCCGAATGGGCAGACATGAAGAACAAATCGCCCCAGAAAATCCATTATGGGGAAATCGTGGACAAAAACAGACCTGTGCTGCCTGTTGCTTACGTCTGTACTTTCATGTATCCTGCCTCAAGAGACGTCTCAGGCTTGACAGAAGCAATCGAGAGTGCAGGAGGCACAATCCTTCCCGAAGAGATTGCAAAACACGAAACTGAGGAATGGTTCAAGTCCATGAAGGTTAAAAGGCTCGGACCCTCTTTCATCCCTGCCGAGATCCTAGTGCCGCTTGAGAAGATGGACACTGCTTTTGAAGAGATTAAAAAGCGGATTAAACTCCCGGTGCTCACCGAAGGGATGGTTATCAGCGACGGATACGTCGTGCTCCTCTGCTTCATGCGCCACTCCGAACGCTCCTTGCTCTTCAATACGGCCTTTGCTCTTTCCCTGAGCATCCTGAAAATTGCAGAAGAAAACGGAGGCAGGGCGTATTCTTCAGGGCTCTTCTTTGCCTCGAAAAAACAGAGCGTTTTTGGAGACCGGCTCTCGGAAATCGAAGCCCTCAAGAAAGAATTTGACCCTAACGGGATCATGAACCCTGAGACCCTGGAAGGAAAAGGGCTCCTGAACACGGCTGTCTCCCTCGGCTCTTCTTTCGAACCCATGGGAAGGCTTGTCGGGAATATGTCAGGGATAGGAGAAGTAAAATTCAAGGATGAAAAGGAAATACCCGCAGAAGTTGCCGAACTTGCCTACTCCTGTTCCCAGTGCGGGTACTGTGTGAGTGAGTGCGACCAGTACTACGGCAGGGGCTGGGAGTCCCAGTCGCCCAGGGGGAAATGGTTCTTCATCAAAGAATACCTGGCTGGCCGGGAAAAGCTTGACCAGAGGCAGGCTAACACCTTCCTTGCCTGCACCACCTGCCAGATGTGCGACGCCCGCTGTGAACTGGACATGCCAATCGAACATGCCTGGATGACAATGCGCGGAAAGCTGATTGATGAAGAGAAAAAGATGACCTTCCCGCCCTTTGAGATCATGGCTGCAAGCCTCCTGAAGGAGAGAAATATCTGGGCAAACCTCAGCAAAGACAGGGACAAATGGATTCCTGACGACATCAGGGCAAAAATGAAAGACAAAGCCGAGTACGCCTATTTTGCAGGCTGCACGGCGTCTTTTGTGGAAAAAGACGTGGCTGTTGGGGCTGTGCGCATGCTCGATGACGCGGAGGTCGAGTTTACGGGTCTCGGAGATAAGGAAGCCTGCTGCGGGATTCCCATGCTGGTTGCAGGAAAGTGGGATGTCTTTGAAAAGATCATGAGAATGAACGTCGCCAACATGAAAAAGCGGGGCGTAAAAACAGTGATCACATCCTGCCCTGCCTGCTGGCTCATGTGGCATACGGTCTATCCCCAGTGGGCGGAAAAACTCGGAATTGAGTACGGGCTTGAGGCAAAGCACTATTCCGAAGTCCTTGTTGAACGCCTTGATGTGCTGAAGCCCAAATTCAAAAAACCACTCAATAAAGTGGTTGCCTGGCATGACTCATGCCACCTGGGGAGAGCAGGCGGAAAGGTCTACGAACCTCCGAGAGAGCTGTTGAAAGCCATCCCCGGCCTCCAGTTCAGGGAACTTGAATACAACAGGGAACAGGCGCATTGCTGCGGCTCGGTGGTGAGCCTGATTGCCGAGCCTCCGGTTGCATATAAACTTGGAGGTATGAGGCTTCAGGAAGCTGTAGATGTAAACGCAGACATCCTTGCGGCTCTGTGCCCCTGCTGTACTGTCCAGTTCCGTGTCGCAGCCGAGAAAAACAACATGAAAATAGAATCACAGGACCTCGGTGCCCTTGTAGCCAGAAGCCTTGGCCATGACATCCCGGACTCGACAAACTTCGCGTTGCAGTCATGGGTGCCCTTTGAGAAGATGATCGACCTCATGCAACCCGAAAACATGACCGACCTGATGGTAGAACTCCTGCCCGAAATGATGGCAGCCATGCCTGCCCCGCTTCAGACAATGATGAAGATGGTCAAGTATGTGCCCGGAATGGACGCCATGATGAAGCCAATGATGCCAATTATGATGCCGAAGCTCATGCCAACGGTCATGCCAAAAGTCATGCCCGACATGCTCAAAGCTGTTGAAAGGAGGGTCCCGATGCCGGACTACATGAAAGAGCAGCTCCCTGACCTCATGCCAAAGGCTATGGACAACTTGATGCCAAACATGCTGCCCGAAATCATCCCCCTGCTGACCCCACGGATGATCGAGTATATAAAAACTCACTGA
- the thsB gene encoding thermosome subunit beta codes for MAAQPIFILREGSKRTHGSDAQHNNIMAAKAVAEAVRTTLGPKGMDKMLVDSMGDVVITNDGATILKEMDIEHPGAKMIVEVAKTQDAEVGDGTTTAAVLAGEFLTKAEELLESGVHPTLIASGYRLAAIQAAKILDTITISSSPEDTETLEKIAGTAITGKGAESHKAHLSRLAVQAIKSVVEKSEDGKITVDIEDVKTEKRPGGSIKDSEIVEGVIVDKERVHTAMPELVKDAKVLLLSVPIELKKTETKAEIKITNPDQMQLFLDQEEAMLKEIVDKVIRTGANVVFCQKGIDDLAQYYLTKAGIFAMRRVKKSDMDKLSRATGARVITNLDEIEEADIGYAGLVEEKDVTGSRMTFVTGCKESKTTSILLRGGTEHVVDGLERALEDALRVVGVALEDQKIVVGGGSPEVELALRLKEYAATLKGREQLAVMKFAESLEVIPQTLAENAGLDPIDMLVEMRSQHEKGNKRAGLNVYTGKIEDMFENNVVEPLRIKTQAINAATEAAIMILRIDDVIASSGGPKGPGGMPGGEMPEDMM; via the coding sequence TTGGCAGCACAACCGATCTTTATATTACGGGAAGGAAGCAAGAGAACTCACGGTTCCGATGCTCAGCACAACAACATCATGGCCGCAAAGGCAGTAGCTGAGGCAGTAAGGACCACTCTTGGACCCAAGGGTATGGACAAGATGCTTGTAGACTCGATGGGAGACGTCGTCATCACCAATGACGGAGCAACCATCCTTAAAGAAATGGACATCGAGCACCCAGGTGCGAAGATGATCGTAGAAGTCGCCAAGACCCAGGACGCCGAGGTAGGAGACGGAACCACCACAGCAGCCGTGCTTGCAGGAGAATTCCTGACAAAGGCAGAAGAACTGCTGGAAAGCGGCGTACACCCCACTTTGATCGCAAGCGGTTACAGGCTTGCAGCAATCCAGGCTGCAAAGATTCTTGACACGATTACCATCAGTTCATCTCCGGAAGATACCGAGACTCTTGAGAAAATAGCAGGCACAGCCATCACCGGAAAGGGTGCGGAGTCGCACAAGGCCCACCTTTCAAGGCTCGCAGTCCAGGCGATTAAGTCCGTTGTCGAGAAAAGCGAAGATGGGAAGATCACTGTAGATATCGAGGACGTAAAAACCGAAAAGAGACCTGGCGGCAGCATTAAAGATTCCGAGATTGTTGAGGGTGTAATTGTCGACAAGGAACGCGTTCACACCGCCATGCCGGAACTTGTGAAGGATGCAAAAGTTCTCCTCTTAAGTGTTCCAATCGAACTCAAAAAGACAGAAACCAAAGCCGAAATAAAGATCACAAATCCTGACCAGATGCAGCTTTTCCTTGACCAGGAAGAAGCCATGCTCAAGGAAATTGTAGACAAGGTGATCAGGACAGGCGCAAACGTGGTGTTCTGCCAGAAGGGGATTGACGACCTTGCCCAGTACTACCTGACAAAGGCAGGCATTTTCGCCATGCGCAGGGTAAAGAAGAGCGACATGGACAAGCTCTCCAGAGCCACAGGTGCACGGGTTATTACAAACCTGGACGAAATCGAGGAGGCAGATATCGGCTACGCAGGCCTTGTGGAAGAAAAGGATGTCACCGGTTCCAGAATGACCTTTGTCACAGGCTGCAAGGAAAGCAAGACCACATCTATCCTCCTCCGCGGCGGAACTGAGCACGTAGTTGACGGCCTTGAGAGAGCCCTTGAAGATGCTCTCAGAGTTGTCGGCGTTGCTCTCGAAGACCAGAAGATCGTAGTTGGCGGCGGCTCACCCGAAGTGGAACTGGCTCTCAGGCTCAAAGAATATGCAGCAACCCTCAAAGGCAGGGAACAGCTTGCAGTAATGAAGTTTGCCGAGTCCCTCGAAGTAATTCCCCAGACCCTTGCCGAAAACGCAGGGCTGGACCCGATCGACATGCTTGTGGAAATGCGCTCCCAGCATGAAAAGGGCAACAAGAGGGCAGGACTCAACGTCTACACAGGCAAGATCGAGGACATGTTCGAAAACAATGTTGTCGAACCCCTCAGGATCAAAACCCAGGCAATCAACGCAGCTACCGAAGCCGCAATCATGATCCTCAGGATCGATGATGTAATTGCTTCCTCCGGCGGCCCAAAAGGCCCGGGCGGAATGCCAGGCGGCGAAATGCCTGAAGACATGATGTAA
- the mntA gene encoding type VII toxin-antitoxin system MntA family adenylyltransferase antitoxin has product MIDDMSPAMPQLNLKQLEQELREFFSGVEYVTLAYLFGSTVRGEANSLSDIDIAVLFDYTLLQKDTFDLQLELISELTGLLKTNNIDLVLLNDSPLLLTYNIIRNGIILKADEPLRVKFETKIMSRYLDERYHIERHAKESLKRIAESGFR; this is encoded by the coding sequence GTGATTGATGATATGTCGCCTGCCATGCCACAATTAAATCTCAAACAGCTTGAACAGGAGCTAAGGGAATTTTTCTCCGGAGTCGAGTATGTTACATTAGCCTATCTTTTCGGCTCAACCGTCCGGGGAGAAGCTAACAGCCTGAGCGACATAGATATTGCTGTGCTTTTTGATTATACTCTTTTACAAAAGGATACTTTTGACCTTCAGCTGGAATTAATAAGTGAACTTACAGGTCTTCTTAAAACTAATAATATAGACCTTGTGCTGCTCAATGATTCACCTCTTCTTTTGACGTATAACATCATACGTAACGGGATCATTTTAAAGGCTGATGAACCTTTAAGGGTAAAGTTTGAGACTAAAATCATGTCCAGGTACCTGGATGAGCGATACCACATTGAAAGGCATGCAAAAGAGAGCTTGAAAAGGATAGCAGAGAGTGGATTTCGATGA
- a CDS encoding pyruvate kinase alpha/beta domain-containing protein gives MEKPILYLDSVGEENTDAVVEAAAKRAAELGIAHIVVASTSGKTALKMAEAVKASNIKVIGVSHQYGQKEKGEWEVEEEYKKKLEELGAVITTQSHMFSGIERSITKKFGGYSRLEVIADTLRSLFGKGFKVAIEVAIMAADSGHIPVSDNTEIIAIGGTRQGADVALVLRPAHSNDFFSLQVREIIAMPRAKED, from the coding sequence ATGGAAAAACCAATTCTCTATCTGGACAGCGTAGGAGAAGAGAATACAGACGCAGTTGTCGAAGCTGCAGCAAAAAGAGCTGCAGAACTTGGAATAGCCCATATCGTAGTTGCCAGTACCAGCGGAAAAACCGCCCTCAAAATGGCAGAAGCAGTAAAAGCCAGCAACATAAAAGTAATTGGAGTAAGTCACCAGTACGGCCAGAAGGAAAAAGGCGAGTGGGAAGTCGAAGAGGAATACAAAAAGAAGCTCGAAGAGCTTGGTGCAGTAATTACCACCCAGTCCCACATGTTTTCCGGAATCGAACGCTCTATCACTAAAAAATTCGGAGGCTATTCAAGGCTTGAAGTAATAGCCGATACCCTGCGTTCCCTATTCGGCAAAGGCTTCAAGGTAGCCATAGAAGTTGCCATCATGGCAGCGGACTCAGGCCATATCCCTGTCTCTGACAACACCGAAATCATAGCCATAGGAGGCACGAGGCAGGGTGCGGATGTGGCTCTTGTACTTAGGCCGGCTCACAGCAACGACTTCTTCTCACTGCAGGTCAGGGAAATTATTGCAATGCCGCGGGCAAAAGAAGACTGA
- a CDS encoding DUF473 domain-containing protein, producing the protein MEYIALTGIADSVIEVLKKHELRTLEIRNPQNFFGVLGLNAGDNVLLTSTSLQDLADGTSGIIAKVVQKQISVHSFVSSNDFYIEEREALSARIQLECRHMARVRSVISDEIGKPVRVDARDISCYEAR; encoded by the coding sequence ATGGAGTACATTGCGTTAACAGGGATTGCCGATTCCGTAATTGAGGTTCTGAAAAAACACGAACTGAGAACTCTTGAGATCCGGAATCCGCAGAACTTTTTCGGAGTACTGGGGCTCAATGCAGGAGATAATGTTCTCCTGACTTCTACGAGCCTTCAGGACCTTGCCGATGGGACTTCGGGAATCATAGCAAAGGTCGTTCAAAAGCAGATTTCTGTCCACTCATTTGTCAGCTCAAATGATTTCTATATTGAAGAGCGAGAGGCTCTTTCAGCCCGCATTCAACTTGAGTGCCGACATATGGCAAGGGTGAGAAGTGTTATTTCTGATGAAATCGGTAAACCAGTACGAGTAGATGCTAGGGATATCTCCTGCTACGAAGCCAGGTAA
- the tgtA gene encoding tRNA guanosine(15) transglycosylase TgtA: MSAIFEILDKDAGGRIGKLRTPHGIVETPTVMPVINPNIQLISPTEMKSFGAEILITNSYIIYRKEELRTVALEKGLHGLLGFDGPIMTDSGSFQLSVYGSVEVTNEEILGFQQKIGSDIIVPLDIPTPPDVHFRRAEEELAITAERLEAARKFVQGEQLLAGPVQGSTYPELREKAASHLKALDFEVYPLGAVVPLMESYRYSELVDVIAASKKGLSPTSPVHLFGAGHPMMFALAVALGCDLFDSAAYALYAKDGRYITANGTYHLEKLNYLPCSCPVCSRYTADELRKAKNKEELLGRHNLYATFAEIRLIKQSIKDGKLLELVEQRCRAHPKLLDGLKRLYTHSVWLEQFDPATKSTYFYCGPESSSRPEVLRFGKRLDRFSLEGSAIIRTAPIKGEKGYDRVLTFKAPFGAFPVEMEEVYPFNAEVPKFPDYEALNTALSNTLKLIDLNPKAEFTFICEKEFEHPLIKEIGKRAKLVYRETWKKE; encoded by the coding sequence ATGTCAGCGATATTTGAAATTCTCGATAAAGATGCAGGCGGCAGGATAGGGAAACTCAGGACTCCCCACGGGATAGTTGAGACCCCCACAGTCATGCCTGTTATCAATCCGAACATCCAGCTTATCTCCCCGACAGAAATGAAAAGCTTCGGGGCTGAAATTCTTATCACCAATTCCTACATTATCTACCGGAAAGAAGAACTGCGAACTGTTGCCCTTGAAAAAGGACTTCACGGGCTCCTTGGCTTTGACGGGCCAATTATGACGGATTCGGGCTCTTTCCAGCTTTCAGTATACGGTTCAGTGGAAGTTACAAACGAAGAGATCCTCGGCTTCCAGCAGAAAATAGGGAGCGATATCATAGTCCCACTTGACATCCCGACCCCTCCGGACGTCCACTTCAGGAGAGCCGAAGAAGAACTTGCAATCACTGCCGAACGCCTTGAAGCTGCCCGCAAATTCGTCCAGGGCGAACAGCTCCTGGCAGGTCCGGTCCAGGGCTCGACTTATCCCGAACTCAGGGAAAAGGCGGCATCTCACTTAAAAGCCCTGGACTTTGAGGTTTATCCCCTGGGAGCGGTTGTCCCGCTAATGGAATCCTATCGCTACTCAGAGCTTGTGGATGTAATTGCCGCATCCAAAAAAGGACTTTCTCCAACCTCACCTGTACACCTCTTCGGGGCAGGGCACCCCATGATGTTTGCTCTTGCAGTCGCTCTTGGCTGCGACCTTTTTGACTCGGCAGCTTATGCCCTCTATGCAAAGGACGGACGTTATATTACTGCAAACGGGACGTATCACCTGGAAAAACTGAACTACCTACCCTGCTCCTGCCCCGTTTGTTCCAGATATACTGCCGACGAGTTGAGAAAAGCCAAAAATAAGGAAGAACTTCTCGGAAGGCACAACCTTTATGCAACCTTTGCAGAAATCCGGCTGATCAAGCAGTCCATAAAGGACGGAAAACTGCTTGAGCTTGTCGAACAGCGCTGCCGTGCCCATCCGAAACTTCTTGACGGGCTGAAAAGGCTCTACACTCACTCTGTATGGCTGGAACAGTTTGACCCTGCAACCAAGAGTACATACTTTTACTGCGGGCCGGAGTCCTCCTCCAGACCGGAAGTCCTGCGCTTCGGAAAGCGGCTGGACAGGTTCAGCCTTGAAGGTTCGGCAATTATCCGCACAGCCCCTATTAAGGGAGAAAAGGGTTATGACCGGGTTCTGACATTCAAAGCGCCCTTCGGGGCTTTTCCTGTAGAAATGGAAGAGGTATACCCCTTCAATGCCGAGGTTCCGAAGTTCCCGGATTATGAAGCTCTCAACACAGCTCTCTCGAATACCCTTAAATTGATAGACCTGAACCCCAAAGCAGAATTTACCTTTATCTGTGAAAAGGAGTTTGAGCACCCGTTAATTAAAGAAATAGGGAAGAGAGCAAAGCTTGTATACCGGGAAACCTGGAAAAAAGAATAA